A single region of the Lactobacillus xylocopicola genome encodes:
- a CDS encoding ArgE/DapE family deacylase, whose translation MEQERAVKILADLIRIESTNDHESLVADYLSDLFKGYPVKLERVTYAPGRDNLVVTMGEQGPLLGFSGHEDVVAAGDLASWRTPPFSPTIKDGQLFGRGTSDMKSGLAAMVVGMLDLLDSKQPLPGRLRLLASVGEETGEYGAAQLVKEGYASDLDGLVIGEPSHFNIRVTHKGVIDYYVTSKGVCVHSSTPDKGQNAIMPLMDFALSAQELMDSHKKQDPVLGSLTHVISQIHGGDQINSVPASAWLSGNVRTTPVYDNEQIYTELAELIADLNNQGAQLAIRYSFPEVPLPDQSATKLARLAQEVVRQDVGRLCELTAGNGATDASEYVQAGAFPIIILGPAAGTTDHEPNEFVAIADYLAGCTLYQKLALRFWQEYA comes from the coding sequence GTGGAACAAGAGCGTGCGGTAAAAATACTGGCTGACTTAATCAGGATTGAGTCGACTAATGACCATGAAAGTCTGGTGGCCGACTACCTGAGCGACTTATTTAAAGGGTATCCCGTCAAGCTAGAACGGGTAACCTATGCCCCAGGGCGCGACAACTTGGTTGTCACAATGGGTGAACAAGGACCCTTGTTGGGTTTTTCGGGCCATGAAGACGTAGTTGCGGCAGGTGATTTAGCTAGTTGGCGGACACCACCCTTTAGCCCTACCATCAAAGATGGCCAACTCTTTGGCCGCGGGACTAGTGACATGAAGTCAGGTCTGGCCGCGATGGTAGTTGGGATGCTGGACCTCTTGGATAGCAAGCAGCCTTTGCCGGGGCGGCTTCGCCTGTTAGCCTCAGTTGGTGAAGAAACGGGTGAGTATGGCGCAGCTCAACTGGTCAAGGAAGGCTATGCCAGTGATTTAGACGGTCTGGTAATTGGTGAGCCATCGCATTTCAATATTCGCGTGACCCATAAAGGTGTGATTGATTACTATGTAACTTCTAAGGGAGTCTGTGTTCACTCCTCAACTCCAGATAAGGGTCAGAATGCCATTATGCCACTTATGGATTTTGCGTTGAGTGCCCAGGAACTGATGGACAGTCATAAGAAACAGGATCCCGTTCTAGGCTCCTTGACTCATGTAATCAGCCAGATTCACGGCGGTGACCAGATTAATTCGGTGCCAGCCAGTGCGTGGTTATCGGGCAACGTCCGAACAACGCCGGTCTATGACAACGAGCAGATCTATACTGAACTGGCAGAACTGATTGCTGACCTTAATAATCAAGGAGCTCAGCTAGCAATTCGCTATAGTTTTCCAGAGGTGCCGCTCCCTGACCAGTCAGCCACTAAGTTGGCCCGGCTTGCCCAAGAAGTAGTTCGCCAGGATGTGGGGCGGCTATGTGAACTTACTGCCGGCAATGGTGCAACTGATGCTTCTGAATATGTTCAAGCAGGTGCCTTTCCCATTATTATTCTGGGTCCTGCTGCAGGGACAACGGATCATGAACCCAATGAATTCGTAGCTATTGCTGATTATCTGGCTGGCTGCACGCTTTACCAGAAGTTAGCACTGCGCTTCTGGCAGGAATATGCTTAA
- a CDS encoding amino acid ABC transporter ATP-binding protein: MTKKAVIEVEHLTKTFGKNDVLKDISATVNEGQVICLVGPSGAGKSTFLRCLNMLDQPSAGHVLFEGTDLTALSEDQLDQLREKMGMVFQQFNLFPHMNIIENIKLAPLKVKNSSDDEATAKGKRLLAQVGLSDKAQEFPASLSGGQQQRVAIARALAMNPEVMLFDEPTSALDPEMVGEVLKVMQDLAHKGMTMVVVTHEMGFAKSVADEVWFMADGYIQEQASPRDFFERPQTERAQDFLAKILEA, encoded by the coding sequence ATGACTAAGAAGGCAGTTATAGAAGTTGAACACCTGACCAAGACCTTTGGTAAGAATGATGTTCTAAAAGATATTAGTGCAACCGTGAATGAAGGTCAGGTCATTTGCCTGGTGGGACCATCAGGAGCTGGTAAGAGTACTTTTTTACGGTGTTTAAACATGTTGGACCAGCCTTCGGCGGGGCATGTTTTATTTGAAGGCACCGATTTAACCGCTTTGAGCGAAGACCAACTCGACCAACTACGCGAAAAAATGGGGATGGTTTTTCAGCAGTTCAACTTATTCCCGCATATGAACATCATCGAAAATATTAAATTGGCACCCCTGAAGGTGAAGAATAGCAGTGATGACGAGGCAACAGCTAAGGGGAAAAGGCTGCTAGCGCAAGTGGGTCTGAGTGATAAGGCGCAGGAGTTTCCTGCTAGTTTGTCTGGTGGCCAACAGCAACGGGTAGCAATTGCCCGGGCACTTGCGATGAATCCGGAAGTGATGCTCTTTGATGAACCCACTAGTGCGCTTGACCCCGAAATGGTTGGCGAAGTTCTTAAGGTAATGCAGGATTTGGCCCACAAGGGGATGACGATGGTGGTCGTTACACATGAGATGGGCTTTGCCAAAAGTGTGGCCGATGAGGTCTGGTTCATGGCGGATGGTTATATTCAGGAGCAGGCGAGCCCGCGGGACTTTTTTGAGCGGCCCCAGACTGAACGGGCACAAGACTTTTTGGCTAAGATATTGGAAGCATAG
- a CDS encoding ABC transporter substrate-binding protein/permease → MKKSWKWLAGILALMMLLALLPQSSEPVQAAPAPRDNYLKKVKQKGELVMGTSPDFPPYEFVQNIDGKSKVVGMDVEIGRKIARDLGVKLIVRTMDFDSLLVALETGKIDMVISGMSATPKRAKSVAFSEAYYKSGQDLLIRTTDKDKYHDYRSFVGQAIGAQTGSLQATLIKEQAKKTKLKTMDKDSDLILGLKTNKFDAVAVDTATASAFVKNTDGITAIRSGFKVDSNGSAIAFHKGAQSLVKAANKSIAEIKQQNLINKQYLPQAGKYLADSKSKTSNSMWAYKDFFIAGVGYTLFISAIAVFFGFLLGALLALMRLSHNHLIHAVATAYIEFVRGTPLMVQLLFIYFGLGLLVNIPALLSGIIAVALNSAAYVAEVIRSGINSIAKGQTEAARSLGLSRKKTMRYVIMPQAMKNIWPALGNEFVSLIKESSIVSVIGVTDLIYQSRVVQADTYRGVMPLVITMVLYFIITFSLSTLMKHFERKMDHD, encoded by the coding sequence GGGGGAGTTGGTCATGGGTACCAGTCCAGACTTTCCGCCTTACGAATTTGTGCAAAATATTGATGGTAAGTCCAAAGTTGTGGGCATGGACGTTGAGATTGGCCGCAAGATTGCTCGCGACCTTGGAGTCAAGCTGATTGTCCGCACAATGGATTTTGACTCCCTGCTCGTGGCTTTAGAAACCGGCAAGATTGACATGGTCATTTCGGGTATGTCGGCTACGCCTAAGCGCGCCAAGAGTGTGGCCTTTAGTGAGGCATACTACAAGAGCGGTCAAGATTTGTTAATTCGGACCACCGACAAAGACAAGTACCATGACTATCGGTCTTTTGTTGGGCAAGCGATCGGTGCGCAGACCGGCAGTTTGCAAGCTACTTTAATTAAAGAACAGGCTAAGAAGACTAAACTGAAGACGATGGACAAGGATAGTGATCTGATTCTCGGACTTAAGACGAATAAGTTTGATGCGGTGGCAGTAGATACGGCCACTGCCAGTGCCTTTGTCAAGAATACGGACGGCATCACGGCGATTCGCTCCGGTTTCAAGGTTGACTCCAACGGATCAGCGATTGCCTTTCACAAGGGGGCGCAGAGTCTGGTTAAGGCAGCCAACAAGTCGATTGCTGAAATTAAACAGCAAAATTTAATCAACAAGCAATACTTACCACAGGCGGGCAAATATTTGGCCGACAGCAAGTCTAAGACGTCCAACTCCATGTGGGCCTATAAAGACTTCTTCATTGCTGGAGTGGGCTACACCCTCTTTATTTCGGCCATTGCGGTTTTCTTTGGCTTCTTGTTAGGCGCCTTATTGGCACTGATGCGGCTCAGTCATAATCACTTGATTCATGCTGTCGCAACGGCCTACATTGAATTTGTTCGAGGCACACCACTCATGGTGCAACTGCTCTTTATTTACTTTGGCTTGGGTCTGCTAGTTAACATTCCGGCGTTACTCTCGGGAATTATTGCAGTAGCGCTCAATTCCGCGGCTTATGTGGCTGAAGTCATTCGGTCGGGGATTAATTCAATTGCGAAGGGGCAGACTGAAGCGGCGCGTTCACTTGGCCTATCGCGAAAAAAGACCATGCGTTACGTCATTATGCCGCAGGCTATGAAAAATATTTGGCCAGCTTTAGGCAATGAGTTTGTTTCACTAATCAAGGAAAGTTCAATTGTCTCGGTCATCGGAGTCACGGATCTAATTTATCAATCACGAGTTGTCCAGGCTGATACTTACCGCGGGGTAATGCCACTGGTAATTACGATGGTGCTCTACTTTATTATTACATTTAGCTTATCTACTCTGATGAAACACTTTGAAAGGAAAATGGACCATGACTAA
- a CDS encoding DUF2087 domain-containing protein, whose protein sequence is MNPCTNQLLERYLDSNGRVKAWPGKAKKRLLVLAYLASKFEPNTKYSEQEVNAILMPLIEDYVTRRRDLIEYHFLSRTADGSQYWLNMASTNS, encoded by the coding sequence TTGAACCCTTGCACTAACCAACTACTAGAGCGCTATTTAGACTCTAACGGTAGAGTGAAGGCTTGGCCCGGCAAGGCCAAGAAGCGGCTACTGGTCTTGGCTTATTTGGCCTCTAAATTTGAACCGAACACGAAGTATTCAGAACAGGAAGTTAACGCCATTTTAATGCCATTAATTGAAGATTACGTAACCAGACGACGTGACCTAATTGAATATCATTTCTTAAGTAGAACTGCTGACGGCAGCCAGTATTGGCTAAATATGGCTTCTACCAACAGCTGA
- the pepF gene encoding oligoendopeptidase F, translating into MSIPKRSEVPDELKWDLTRVFKADQDWEDEYHRLKQAIQQLTDLKADFTASGRNLYEGLSQILAVSRQLEQVYVYASMSSDVDTSNAHYLGYVARAQTIASQLEAATAFMNPAILSLTPAELAQFKQDEPRLENYDHLLEQIMRQRPHTLSAQEEKLIADAGEAMSSAENTYNVLTNSDMEYGYVQNDDGEMVQLSDGLYSLLVQSQQRQVRQDAFDSMYATYDQFKNSLASTLAGAVKAHNYNARVHDYDSARAAALHENNVPTVVYDTLIKEVDQHLNLLHEYVELRKQILGVEQLQMWDMYVPLTGKPALSYTFDQAKTEAKKALQPLGTDYLKHVDYLFNNRVLDVVESQGKATGAYSGGSYDTDAYELLNWEDNVDSLYTLVHETGHSVHSMYTRESQPYVYGDYPIFVAEIASTTNENILTEYFLDHITDPKTRAFILNYYLDSFKGTLFRQAQFAEFEQAIHELDAQGEPLTTDQLDNLYGDLNQRYYGSTVEPGSAIAKEWARVPHFYYNFYVYQYATGFAAATALANNVVHGTANQKAAYINFLKSGSSDYPTEIMKTAGVDMTQPAYLEEAFTTFTKRLAEFKEIVQNNFK; encoded by the coding sequence ATGAGCATACCTAAAAGAAGCGAAGTTCCAGATGAACTTAAATGGGACCTTACCCGGGTCTTCAAAGCCGACCAGGACTGGGAGGATGAATATCACCGCCTTAAGCAGGCCATACAGCAGTTGACTGACTTGAAGGCTGACTTCACCGCCTCAGGACGTAACTTATATGAGGGCTTAAGTCAGATTCTAGCCGTCAGTCGGCAACTAGAGCAGGTCTACGTCTATGCCTCCATGTCCAGTGACGTTGACACCAGTAATGCCCACTACTTGGGTTATGTAGCCCGCGCCCAAACGATCGCAAGCCAACTAGAGGCGGCTACCGCCTTCATGAATCCAGCCATCCTAAGCCTCACCCCAGCAGAACTGGCACAATTCAAACAGGACGAACCACGCCTGGAAAATTATGACCACTTACTAGAGCAAATCATGCGCCAGCGCCCGCACACGTTATCAGCTCAGGAAGAAAAACTGATCGCTGATGCAGGCGAAGCCATGTCGTCAGCCGAGAATACTTATAACGTACTAACCAACTCGGATATGGAATACGGTTACGTGCAAAATGACGACGGCGAGATGGTGCAGCTATCTGATGGGCTCTACTCCCTACTGGTTCAATCGCAACAACGGCAAGTGCGCCAAGATGCTTTTGATTCAATGTATGCTACTTATGACCAATTCAAAAACTCCCTGGCTTCAACCCTGGCTGGAGCCGTTAAGGCCCACAATTACAACGCCCGGGTCCATGACTATGACTCAGCTCGAGCTGCAGCTTTGCACGAAAACAACGTGCCAACAGTTGTCTATGACACGCTCATCAAGGAAGTGGATCAGCACCTCAACTTACTCCACGAATATGTGGAATTGCGCAAGCAAATTCTCGGTGTGGAGCAATTACAGATGTGGGACATGTATGTGCCACTGACGGGCAAGCCCGCTCTCTCCTACACCTTTGACCAGGCTAAAACAGAAGCCAAAAAAGCACTGCAACCGCTTGGTACCGACTACCTAAAGCACGTCGACTACTTATTCAATAACCGCGTGCTTGACGTGGTAGAATCACAGGGTAAGGCAACCGGTGCATACTCTGGCGGTTCTTACGACACTGACGCCTACGAGCTACTCAACTGGGAAGATAACGTGGACTCACTCTATACCCTAGTCCACGAGACCGGCCACTCCGTCCATAGCATGTATACCCGGGAAAGTCAGCCTTACGTCTACGGTGACTATCCCATCTTCGTAGCTGAAATCGCCTCAACCACGAATGAAAACATTTTGACGGAATACTTCCTCGACCACATTACCGACCCCAAGACTCGGGCCTTTATCCTTAACTATTACCTTGATTCCTTCAAGGGCACTCTGTTTAGACAGGCCCAGTTTGCCGAGTTCGAGCAGGCCATCCATGAACTGGACGCACAGGGTGAACCACTGACAACCGACCAACTTGATAACCTCTATGGTGACTTGAATCAGCGCTACTACGGTTCTACTGTTGAACCTGGCAGTGCCATTGCTAAGGAGTGGGCCCGCGTGCCGCACTTCTACTATAACTTTTACGTTTACCAGTATGCCACTGGCTTTGCAGCGGCCACCGCCCTAGCCAACAATGTGGTGCACGGAACGGCCAACCAGAAGGCAGCCTACATCAACTTCCTCAAGTCTGGTTCTAGTGACTATCCCACTGAAATTATGAAGACGGCCGGCGTCGATATGACCCAACCAGCTTACTTGGAGGAGGCTTTCACCACCTTTACCAAGCGCTTGGCGGAATTTAAGGAGATTGTTCAAAATAACTTCAAGTAA